Part of the uncultured Desulfobacter sp. genome, ATCTGGAAGAACAAATTTGATCCCTGTTTGCCCAACGGAAGATAACCGATCTCGTCACACACAAGAAGATCCTGGGATTGATAATACTTGAGCTTTTTGAGCAATGTATGATCCTGCTCTGCGGCCACAAGCTGGTTAATCATGTCTACAGCCGTTGTAAAAAGGGTTTTATGCCCTGCCTGGGTGGCTGCATAGGCAATACATTTTGATAGCAAGGTCTTGCCGGTGCCGGGATTTCCAATAAAAATGATGTCCTTTTTATCATGGATAAAGTTCAGGTCCACAAGGCTCAAAATTCGGCTCTTTTCTTTTGACCTGGATTCATGGTGGGTAAAATCAAACTGGTCAATGGTGTTTTTTTCTCCTAACCTGGACTGTTTGAACCGTAAGGCAATCCTGGCCTTCTCCCTACAGCCGATTTCGATGTCTAATAAGCGGTCAATGGTCTGCAGAGCGGATAAGTTCTTTTCAGTGCCATGGGCCATGACTTCCTGCAGGTTCAATGCACAGTTTTTTAGACGAAGTTCTTTAAATTTGGCAATTACAGCATCCATCATTTTCTCCTTTGCATGGCTATGGCGTCATACTCGGCAAGATTCGGCTTTGGCAGTCGGATGTCATTGAGTTCTTCGTTTTTCAAGGTCACTGGTGGATGGGGCCTCACAGGTGCTCTTTCCTGATGCAGGATGTTTTGTATATATGCAGCACCATACAGTTTATGCTTCAAAGCTTTTCTGAGAGCACAGATTAACGAAGGCGTGCCGTAACAGTCGTTGATAGATAGAAGTTGAGTCACCGTTTTTTTGATCGGTTGAGACGCATCTGCCAATTTTTCAAGATAATCCGCCGCCTCCTGCCCCAAGGACAGAAACACCATGATCTGTCTGTCCATAAACAACTTCTTTTTTAGCTTTTTAACCTGTTCACTGTGGGAAGGCAGATCAACCCGCTCTCCTTTTTTCCAGCTTCTATGGTGGAGAGCAACCTGTTTTTCTTTGTGATAGATGGTTACGGTTCGGCTGTCGGCCTTAACAGTTAATTGTTTGCCCACCAGCCTGGGGGGTACAGTATAGGTATTGGCATCAAACCGGACGGCAAAAAATTTATCCACCCTTGAGGTCTCGGTTTCCCTGACATCCGGCAAAGGTTCCGGCAGCGGGCATAAATTGTCTTTTGTAAAAAGGTCTGACGGTCTTTTGCCTGTGGTCTGATGTAATCTTTTATTGGCTATGTTTTCAAGCCATACCGCGACCTGATAATTGACATCATTAAGGTCTGTAAAATTCCGCAAAGGCCAAAAATTGTAACGCAAATACTTAATGCTGTTTTCAATTTTTCCTTTTTCATGGGGTGCCCGGACATTACAGGCGACAGGGGTAATGCCGAACGGCCTTAAAAAATCCAGGAAGTGCTCATTAAAACGAATGATTGATCCCATCCGTTCCGTCACGGCGGTCAGCATATTATCCACTATGATTTCTTTTGGGGTACCGCCAAAAAACTGGAAGGCATCTGCTAAACATTGGTGGAGGGTCGCTTGCTTCTGACTGTGGGTAAAACAGACATACAGCATCCGACTGTGGGATTCTATGACGGCCAGCGCATATAACCGCCTTGCACTTTCCCCATAGGGCAGGCTGCCAAAATGCCCCCAGTCTATTTGCATTTGCCGACCCGGCAGGGACTCGAATCGAATAAAGACCTGTTTTTCCCGGTGACCCCTCAAATATCTCAAATAGTCACGCACAATGGTGATTTCTCCATCAAACCCCTTATCTCTTATGATGTTTAAAATGACGGGAGCTTTGACCTTTGGATACTGATCCACCATAGATTTAATCATTTCCCGGAATGGGTCCAATTTCGACGACCGTCCCGATTTGGGCTTGGAAGTGATGTCAGGAGATTTCCAGTATTTGCTGACCGTCCCTCTGTCCAGGTTCAAAGTAGCGGCAATTTGCCTGATGGAAAATCCCATGCGCTTTAACCGGTGAATTTCAAACACCATTCGCTTGTCTATCATGGCTCTCTCCTATGTTTTGTGCGGGGATTCGGGCAGGGAAAGCACCTGGAATAAAGTGCCGTCGTATACGATTAAATCTTTATGGATCAGGCAACTTCGCGCAAAAAGATAATCCTGCTCCTTTAACCCCAGTATGGCGCAAATGCTTTTATCTGCGTAAAACGAAAGGCCGTTCTTATCGGAAGCCAACACAAGAAACAGGTATAATGCCAATTCATGCCAGGTTAATGCTTGCAAAAAACCGTCTGTTAAAAAACGGTGGGGAATAAAACAAAAGCTTTTGCCGGTACTGCGGACTCGCTCCGCAACAAGTACTTTTTTCTTAATCATGCCGGCCTCCCGGTTCATTTTTCCTGGGTTCGCGATATTTGAACCCGGCTTTCACAAGAATATCTTCTAAAACAATGCCGATTTCACCTTTTTCCTTTAACTGGTCAACCATCCATTTTTGTATCCGGGCATTCACATGAACTCGCTTAAGGTGTGGCGGCAGCTTTGGTTTTGGTATCCCCCTGTATCCTCCACGTTTTGTTGCCATACGTTTACCTCCTGATCCCATGTTGATAATTAAAGATGCCTGATATCCAAGGGTTTTAGACAATTGTGCAACGCTTTACAGAAAAACAGGGTGAATTTTGAGGGTAAATGTTGATATTGCTGTTTTCCTGGTAACATCATGGATCTTTGCGTCAATCCCGTCGCGGTTTCCCTTTGGTATCGTTTGATTCATATATACCTGTAGCATATCATTGTGGTCCACGTCCCCGAGTCCATCTTTGCAATTATGGCGAGCAGCCTGGTGCTGTAGTGATAAAAATTTTTACCGGGTCCATCTTTGCAATGGTCGGAACAAGCCAAAATTGTCCAAGAAAGCTTTGGTTACAGGCTTTGCTCGCGTCCATCTTTGCAATACCAACGGTTTTACCCAATTGTGCTTTCTGGTTTCTGATTCTTTGTAATGCCCTGTTTCTGCGAACTTGTTCAGGATTCTCCAGCCGATATTCTTTATAGTAGTCAGGATTTTTGAGGAGCCATTTTTGTTGAGATAGATACTGATCTTTTTTGTATTCCGGATCAGCTGCAAGTTTGTGCTTTTGCCACAGGGCTTTTCTGGCCCTTTGACAAGCCGATTTTGAACAGTAAGTCTGCAATTTATTTCTGGGGGTGAAAAAGGTGTCACAGCAGGGACAAAGTATCTGGTCCATTCTTTTCCCTCCGAGAGATTTTTTTTGGGTACAAGTTGGAATTATATGAATGGAATCAGATTTTTTAAATTTTCATTTTTAAGGAAATTAAATTGAGGAAACTAGATGGGTGGCGGGTTGTCCCCCTGAAATTGGCTGGAAGAAAATCCCTGAAAATGGATGAGAATTAAATCCCTGGTACCAGGCTTCATCCCAGAAAATGTCAAAAGAAAGAACTAACGTGTCAATATTGGAGGCTAAAATTTTTGTACCATCAACCTCTTGGGTTATTTTTGCGGGGCGCCTGTTAGTAGTTCGCGCCCTTCGGTTATTTGACTGCTGTTCTAATTTTTTATTTTGTTTGTTCTTGGTGCTTTTTGACATGAATAACTCTCCTTTTGATTTTTGGAGAGATCATTGACACTCATACGTAGGATTGATAAATTTAAGAGCTGAGTGTTCATTGAACTCTCACGGTTCTGGACCAAGCACTTTGACTTTGGCGAGACGGGGTGCTTGGTCTTTTCATTTATATATTTACTTTTTGATACTCTGGTTTCTGATCTCCCATTCTTTTTTTGATTCTTCAAAGCTTTTTTTCCAAGTGCGACTTACAGTGTCTAAGGTATCGCGAAGAAAAACAGTTGCGGATAGAACGCCTGGAACAGAATTGATCATTTTTATTTCCCTGAACTCAAAATCAATAATATGTTCAATTATCCCCTTTCGAGTCATTTTTAGTTTATGGGCCATATCGTCTAATTTTTGAAGCAAATCAGGATCAATTCGAAGAGAAATAGAATCTTTTTTCGGTTCCTCACAGCCAACAATTATGGAAGGGGTGTTCTCGCTTTTAATGAGCGGAGTTATTGCTTTCTTAAAATTCCAAAGATGAACACTGAATTTAACAAGGTGTAAATTTTTTAACAGGCGCATTTCCTCATAGCCGACCTCAATTAGGTTGTGAACAATTTGACTCCGATTAATACGTGCCTGATCGGCAAAATGATCTATTTTTTTAATGATCTCTGGTGCCAACCAAATCGATACCACTTTCTTCGCCTTTCCCATATTCACCACCATGTCTTAATAATTACATTGTATTCATGTTTATTTTATGATGTAGTCATTTATAGGTACGTTTTATTTCGGCTGTCAATAATTTTTTGAAAAAAAATAAGAAAAAGATGCTTAGAAAGATCTGACTCAATATTTCAAGGTGGGCAGTGAGTTTTTTCTCCTGGGGGAGGATCGCGTATAGGGCAACACTACAGGAAATCAACAAAAATTTCGGTTTCCAAAAATCTTTTCCCTTGTCTTTTTGAAAATAATAAGATGTTTTTAACGGCTACATTTCATTTAAAAGCCCACAGGAAAAAGATTTTCAGACCCTCCGAATTTTTTGTTGATTTCCTTCCGCTTTTGCCCAGAAAAAATGCGACCCCAGGAGGAAAATTTTAATTAGATAATCCCTCCGGGGGCCAGGTTTTAAAAACCTGGACAAATAGATAGAGGAGTAAACATGAAAGCACTAAGTATTAAACAGCCCTGGGCAAACCTTATAGTTGAAGGAATAAAGGATATTGAAAATCGCAACTGGCTTACCTATTATCGTGGCCTTTTATATATCCATGCAGGCAAAGGCTTCGATCTCCAAGGGGCGAGCATTTTAAACAGGCAAGTCCCCAAATATAGAAGAATCATCGAAGAATCGAGAAATAGTCGTGGTGGAATAGTTGGAACTGTTCAATTAACAGATTGTGTCACACTACATAACTCAACATGGTTTTATGGCAAATATGGTTTTGTTTTTAATGCTCCTCAAAAAATTGATTTTTACCCGATGAAGGGGCAACTAAGTATTTTTGATTTCCATTTTGAAACTTCCCCCATAACGCAAAAGACGGAAAAGCAATTGTCGTTGTTTGATGGCTTGATATAAATGACTACTGCATAGAATTGAACAAAATCACCGCAAAAGGTTGATAGGTTTATCCAATCCGAGCCTGGTCTGGTTTGAAGATAGAAAGCAACTAAAAAAAGCCTCTTAACGATTCTCAGCCTTTGAGTTGAGAATCGTTAAATTCAAGAATTGTTAAGAAGCTTTGAATCGCGAATATCTGACCCGGGGGTGGGAGCTGCGAGCCCTCGCCTCCACCCCCGGTACAGACTATCCATGTTTTTTTTGTACTAAAATCAAAAATATAGCAATCTGCATAAAATCAGAGATCTGTATTGCATTAAGAGAGCCAATTAAGTGTAAGTGTCTGCTCCCTATACACCTGAGTAAACCGATCAAACTATTGAGGAAAATTTATTTCTGGTGGGAAAAAGAATGACCCTTTATTTTCTGAATATTTGGCACCATCTCTTTGTAACTTTTTAAGATCTTTAATAGGTATGCCTTTTTCTTTGGCCAATTTTTCTATTAGGTCGTCTGTCAATGGTTTAAGACCATCGTTTTTACCTCCCATTTGTGCCATTTTTTTTATTTCCCGTTCTTTTTTTAATTGCTTTAACCTT contains:
- the istB gene encoding IS21-like element helper ATPase IstB; protein product: MMDAVIAKFKELRLKNCALNLQEVMAHGTEKNLSALQTIDRLLDIEIGCREKARIALRFKQSRLGEKNTIDQFDFTHHESRSKEKSRILSLVDLNFIHDKKDIIFIGNPGTGKTLLSKCIAYAATQAGHKTLFTTAVDMINQLVAAEQDHTLLKKLKYYQSQDLLVCDEIGYLPLGKQGSNLFFQIISARHEKKSTIITTNLPFAKWGTIFDGTTVATAIADRLVYNSEILILEGRSYRKR
- the istA gene encoding IS21 family transposase, which codes for MIDKRMVFEIHRLKRMGFSIRQIAATLNLDRGTVSKYWKSPDITSKPKSGRSSKLDPFREMIKSMVDQYPKVKAPVILNIIRDKGFDGEITIVRDYLRYLRGHREKQVFIRFESLPGRQMQIDWGHFGSLPYGESARRLYALAVIESHSRMLYVCFTHSQKQATLHQCLADAFQFFGGTPKEIIVDNMLTAVTERMGSIIRFNEHFLDFLRPFGITPVACNVRAPHEKGKIENSIKYLRYNFWPLRNFTDLNDVNYQVAVWLENIANKRLHQTTGKRPSDLFTKDNLCPLPEPLPDVRETETSRVDKFFAVRFDANTYTVPPRLVGKQLTVKADSRTVTIYHKEKQVALHHRSWKKGERVDLPSHSEQVKKLKKKLFMDRQIMVFLSLGQEAADYLEKLADASQPIKKTVTQLLSINDCYGTPSLICALRKALKHKLYGAAYIQNILHQERAPVRPHPPVTLKNEELNDIRLPKPNLAEYDAIAMQRRK
- a CDS encoding ASCH domain-containing protein; this encodes MKALSIKQPWANLIVEGIKDIENRNWLTYYRGLLYIHAGKGFDLQGASILNRQVPKYRRIIEESRNSRGGIVGTVQLTDCVTLHNSTWFYGKYGFVFNAPQKIDFYPMKGQLSIFDFHFETSPITQKTEKQLSLFDGLI